In Astyanax mexicanus isolate ESR-SI-001 chromosome 17, AstMex3_surface, whole genome shotgun sequence, a single window of DNA contains:
- the LOC103043662 gene encoding beta-1,3-galactosyltransferase 9, with the protein MRACVFRLQTHQWCFLLCNVVLFHALLFGGDVVEEFLLQSAPAAYTDRSVLELRERARKLDLSETRPNASQLYPISSSPCLHPQDLLFLNVILSAPGNASQREAVRNSWGNQTSVQGVAVRTLFFLGPSPLEAEREAAKKESSHYGDIVQCEGPSSRGGSERGQWERVKLAMRWVLLFCPQTRFVVLAEDSVFLNIPALGNYLLGLRTHPDDLYLGRVIHRAAPERDASKPYYLPFHLYPERLLPDYCSGPAFLMSQDVVRKVYVASDDITLPLPSDILIGLCARRAGVVATHSARFSGERHIRYNPCCYNFLFSSAWMSAEQLGVAWRDLGEGSGRSCGMLETYYSLVACKAMTYLEKLNFLSSNSNTQG; encoded by the exons ATGCGG GCCTGTGTGTTTAGGCTACAGACTCATCAGTGGTGTTTCCTGCTATGTAACGTGGTGCTGTTCCATGCTCTGCTGTTTGGGGGCGATGTTGTTGAGGAGTTCTTGCTGCAGTCGGCACCCGCTGCCTATACTGACCGCTCTGTGCTGGAACTCCGGGAGCGAGCTCGTAAACTGGACCTGAGTGAGACCAGGCCCAATGCTTCTCAGCTCTACCCCATCAGCTCTTCTCCCTGCCTTCATCCCCAGGACCTCCTCTTCCTCAATGTCATCCTCAGTGCTCCTGGCAATGCCAGCCAGAGGGAGGCAGTGCGGAACTCGTGGGGCAATCAGACATCGGTGCAGGGCGTGGCGGTCCGGACACTGTTTTTCCTGGGCCCCTCTCCTTTAGAGGCGGAGCGTGAGGCTGCGAAGAAGGAGTCCAGTCACTATGGCGACATCGTACAGTGTGAGGGGCCGTCGTCCAGGGGCGGATCGGAGAGGGGTCAGTGGGAGAGGGTGAAACTTGCCATGCGCTGGGTCCTGCTCTTCTGCCCTCAGACCAGATTCGTCGTCCTGGCGGAGGATTCCGTGTTTTTAAACATTCCCGCTCTTGGGAATTATTTGCTCGGCCTCCGCACCCATCCGGATGACCTTTACCTGGGCAGGGTCATCCACCGGGCCGCACCAGAGAGAGACGCCAGCAAACCCTACTACCTTCCCTTCCACCTGTACCCTGAGAGGCTACTCCCAGATTACTGCTCAGGCCCCGCCTTCCTCATGTCACAGGATGTGGTCAGGAAAGTCTACGTAGCATCCGATGACATCACTCTGCCTCTCCCATCGGACATCCTGATTGGCCTGTGCGCAAGACGAGCGGGTGTGGTGGCCACTCACAGTGCTCGCTTTTCTGGAGAGCGCCACATCCGCTACAACCCCTGCTGCTACAACTTCCTGTTCAGCTCGGCCTGGATGAGTGCAGAGCAGCTGGGCGTGGCCTGGCGTGATCTGGGGGAGGGGAGTGGGCGGAGTTGCGGCATGTTAGAGACTTATTACAGTTTGGTGGCCTGCAAAGCTATGACCTACCTGGAGAAGCTCAACTTTCTGAGCAGCAACAGCAACACTCAGGGCTGA
- the si:ch73-29c22.1 gene encoding kelch-like protein diablo produces the protein MPTEHRNHRSLNGQCKGSPKRQSSDVVYVVGGWSKDNPSCQVEQFCSQNNEWKMTKPMLRPRKDVGVCAMGGLIYIVGGADDFTCVTSVDRYDPERNSWCGDVAPLTSARSRVCVLEMDGFLVTLGGYDGTACTNAVERYDPEGNCWSKLAPMLRRRAGAAAAVLDGHIYVVGGNDGDTSLDSVERFGAIEGVWSLCPPMLSVREGAGCCVYLGCVYVAGGRDEFGLPLCTVEKYDPHTGRWSPARAMRNKRYQVSLVVFDGLLLAIGGSDGVSDLKTMEAYDPEANSWRHFGSMKSKHPGGHVALVKAL, from the exons ATGCCCACAGAACA CAGGAATCACCGCTCTCTGAACGGTCAGTGTAAAGGATCTCCTAAAAGACAGTCATCAGACGTTGTTTATGTAG ttgGAGGATGGAGTAAGGACAACCCTTCGTGTCAAGTGGAGCAGTTCTGCAGTCAGAATAATGAGTGGAAGATGACCAAGCCCATGCTTCGCCCCCGCAAAGACGTTGGTGTGTGTGCGATGGGTGGGCTCATTTACATAGTGGGCGGAGCTGATGACTTCACCTGCGTAACCAGTGTGGATAG gtaTGATCCTGAGCGTAATTCATGGTGTGGTGACGTGGCCCCCCTCACCTCAGCCCGCTCcagagtgtgtgtgctggagaTGGATGGCTTTCTCGTCACACTGGGGGGTTACGATGGGACCGCCTGCACAAATGCTGTAGAAAG gtatGATCCTGAAGGGAACTGTTGGAGTAAGTTAGCTCCGATGCTAAGGAGGCGTGCTGGAGCGGCGGCCGCTGTGCTGGATGGACACATTTATGTAGTGGGGGGAAATGATGGAGATACATCCCTTGactcag tggagaGGTTCGGTGCTATAGAGGGGGTCTGGTCCCTGTGCCCCCCCATGCTGAGTGTAAGGGAGGGTGCAGGGTGCTGTGTGTATTTGGGATGTGTGTATGTTGCGGGTGGGAGAGATGAGTTTGGGCTGCCTCTCTGCACTGTGGAGAAATATGATCCGCACACGGGCCGCTGGAGTCCAGCCAGGGCCATGAGGAACAAAAGatatcag GTATCTCTGGTGGTGTTTGATGGACTCCTGCTGGCTATTGGAGGATCTGATGGAGTCAGTGACTTGAAGACTATGGAGGCCTACGACCCTGAAGCCAATTCCTGGag gCACTTTGGCAGTATGAAGTCCAAACACCCTGGTGGTCACGTTGCACTTGTCAAGGCTTTGTAA